taTACtactaattactttaatagtttttcaactatttgtgtttgtttaatatttataatactaagttAAATctgattaatttcataaatagttCTTAGCGCAAAATTGTGATGAAGTGTAATATTTGTGAAGTCAACGAATCCAAGTATAAATGTCCAAAATGCAGAAACATCAAGTAGTGAGtatcacatttaaatttttaaataattctatgaAACTATTCCTTCAATCTATTTTATCCAGTTCTAAGAGTTTGGTAAGACACTTGCTTACCCTAAAAAATATCTGGTACTTGTTAAGAAAATTTTTGccaaatattagtaaaactaTGTTtggtcaatataatttaaataattttacataatattagttataatattatgatgcagTATAATCAAAGTTTATCATACTCAATTTAGAATGTACACAATATGTTATGTGTGTAATACATTAACTAATCTATAgcttagaatattatataattttataattttatttataataaataaatatatttcaaatctaATTTGatccaatttttatatatatatatgtgtgtgtgtaatattagtagtattttgtttcttatatttttaacgatttttaatattaataaacaatcaattttcaaacttattacctaatacaatgcatatttttattgaacaattcacatattttgataaattttattagaaatattaaatttattagtatattaacttaaacaaCATTTCACAATCTCTATGTCATGAATTTGAATTACAGTGAAATCTCTATTAATGGACACTTCTCTCTCAATAGTGGACACTTCTGAATTCCccagaaaaaatgtatgcacATAATAGGAGTTATAACCTCTTAATAGAGGACACTAAATACTggtacaaaaattacaaattatctcATAAATGGACATAATACAGTCAATATATGttcatattgaaaatgtttaagtaataaaaatactatatttatctgttatacaatatcaaaatgtcatcaatatatattttgttcatattttatcttatcttaATCGTTTTCCTATTCAACAAATGACAAATGGTTCGATCATCAGTTGTGTGCTGCACATTTTGTGAACATGTACCTgcgttaaaattaacaataataaaataaaaatattgaacttaaaagaaaaagtaaatattattttaactaaagaaACGAAAAATCTAAGTGTACGTGTATTAACAGAACGGTTTTGCATAACTATATtacaagtaaatttaaatatttaattttaatgttttgtatatttttatacccactttttaatacatacatacctattgtattatatatatattatattatcatattaaataataaattaatatatatttcaatgtaatttgtataaccAATTCTCTTAAGCTCTCTTGTGGACATTTAGTGATTTTTTGCAAATGTCCATTAAGTAGAAGTTTTTTCAATAGtggacatatttttaattcattttcttGTTCACTATATAGAGGTttcactgtattattatttatataatttaatactttattagtgTATAGAGTGTCCTGTGAGAATTTATCCATTTGATATCTTCTTAAGACTAGAATCACATATAGCGGTGGAGCCACAGTGGTTCAACCACGACATGACAAAGTCAATTTTTCAACCACGGCCAATTTTCCGTAGCTGAACTACATAAATGTGAAAGTTTATCAGGCAATtgcatattgtatttaatttattgaatagtaCAACCGCTGTGTGTGGCCCTAGCCCACGGCTTTAGATTTAAAGCCGTGCCCTAGCCTTAATAATGGAGATATCATAATTCTGTTTATTAAAAGATATTGCAATGGGTAAATTCTCACATGACACCCTGtacttactatttaaattataggtataaatttaaaaaaaaaaattaactatcaaTTTGACCtgacatattttaatctaaaatcaagtaaaacgtttaattttttcaaataatttaaaatattcattgatagtaaacatttaaatatgttaaataatcctagttataattgatataatttttaatttttacataggaataataagtttaatcaagcaaaaaatttattttttttaagttgttcAGTTGCATGTTACCAAAATCATCTATCAGGTGATTGTACAATAAACAACCAAGATACATCAGTTGAAATGGTAAAAAATGAACAGTTGTATCCAACTGAAGACACAATTCcatcagaaaaattaaatttactttgtaTGTATAACTTCTGAACTTGATATTAATCTACTTCTTAtgtttaagatattaattattatttttattaatatttaaaattatgttatttaaggATGAATCAAACTTTAATTAGATgtgcataattataattattcaagatGCTTTCAttctgacattttttttagcacGTTCACAACCACAGTATAATATGGAAAGTCGTTTAagaacccccccccccccaaaaaaaaaaaaaaattgctgcaataaaataatacttatattatttctaaagaGAATCTCGTGTCAATTATAGTTGACATGTGGTTGTACATGTGATAAGTTATACTTGCAAGTTTTATCTAAAGCAGTTTAATTCTTAActcacttaacattttttttttttttttattgaaaactatatCTATCGAGTCTATAGTTTTTAGATGTCTAATTTGTCgggaaaaaaatactatgcacaaaatatttatatatatttatacatatattatattattaaatatataataaactaggGCTCAGGACTTAAAGCATTTGCTTATTTTTATGGATTGACTTAAAATGTAGTAGAGTGCTATACATAGGCGTAGTTAGTGGGGGGGCTTTAAGGGGGCTTAGTCCCCCTATTTGAATCATAGCCTCCCAAAAACTCGTTAACATATGCCCCGGGAAGCCCTAAAGCCCCCCCAACAAATTTGACCACCCTACGCTTATGGTGCTATAGAAGTATACCTATGTCAGTCATGTTATAACACATtcaattatgaaattttaaagtttttttgcatttttctaaatgattttttttgaccagtttttctatttctttaaggttttttcttttaatatggtttatagaattaaaatttaaaaaattcttagttTATCTACATTGTCGCATATTCTTTCGCTGTCCATGGCATCCtacttattttcttttaatgttttttgtaaTCTACAATCAATGTACTGTTACAAATTATGTCTAGTACCTACTTTATCatgtaaaaagattttttttgttgattaaatatttttgctcaaatataagttttttaaatgcttatttgAGTGCTtttaatgatgtttttaagcacttattttaatgattttgagTGCTATAAGTCCTGAGCCCTGAAATAACTAACTTATTTtactaatgatttattattttaaatattttaattttaggttaTGATAATCGCCTAAGAGAATTAGTTTCTGAttcttatttacaaaaactattggaaaaaatagataatagtaCTAGTCCAAATGAAGAATTAGAAAAAGCTATGATTGAGCCTATATTTGAAGAATTTGCTAGAAGATGTTTGGAAATTGTAAAGGATGAAAATTGaagttaaatcaataaatcattggcaaattataaaaactttacaaTGTTAATAGGTTTAAAACCATATCATATTGTTTccttattttatgatttttatcacAAGGAAAAAGTTGactgaaaattgtaattatataaataataaaagatggtattcttaaatgtaataactttatataattcaaattataaaagtatttttaaaaaattcaattacattcatttatatattattgttgttagtcaaaaagaaaaagttaTCTTCCTGGGTGTTTCTTGATATCTTGTAAATGTTTGATAAAGTTTGGTATAAGGGGCTactttataaactaatttttttcttcctcCAACATTCTATTTActgattaaaatcatattccACTGACTATTGTCTATTACTTTCAAATTAAAGTGACATTCTTCATtagattttatacaatatataaattatattcaattaaagatacacaaatttttatttttatgacataGTGTTACATTTCAAAGCGTTATctcatttattgatatttttaattgatcatttataactttttcttatctgattttttttttttatagctagAATATGTTCTAAGTTCTTCTATAGACAATATGGTATCTTCTTGGTTTTGGTTTAGGtctcaataaattcaaaattaaaatagcgtTTGACATCTGTATGAATAAGAGTTAATTAAAACTGATTATACGAGtaactgttaaatattttttcatacttgtagaaacgaacaaaaaaatgttagaataATAACTggattcaaaaatttttcctCAAGTTTTTTCACTAATTCAAAGCAACccatatgataattattaattttaccatattGTTTAAGGGCACACTGTTCTTTAAAACAAGATACTGGTATTGGTAATTGTTTTgctttataactattttcacCATACAATCCGcaacataaaaactaaaaaaaaaaaatttaactcataaagaatactaaaatactaaatgttatttaatgtcttaataaaataaccaatacTTACACCTCTCTAATATTGCAAAATGGGTTTTATGAAACCTAGCTTCAGTTATAGGAAAAAGTGAAGcctattattcaataaaatagctgcttaaattatttacctacctaccatttaaaaaaaatctattcttctttaaattaatcatcattactaatttttaatgtaagagTACAGGCACATCAACAGTTTAaaacatactaaatattataaagatagaaaataaaatgtaatttgtagtGCATTTGAAATACgagtattcatttttgtttagttttttttttttaaatatcaataattatttttgatttggtcaaaatacttgaaaatttaataataagttcctcataagttagtcttatagtggttcaaatatttttcaaaatcatcaatatttgcaaattattttgtcgttgaaaatgtataagaaattGTATATGAGTAgcttaaaaagttaaagtttagttgaaaatttaatacaagattttccataagtttgatttatataataattaaatagaaagtTGAGCATTgcccaattaaaaaaaaattatcttaagtttaaatttttatgaaatcaaatatttaattgtgaaataacaattacctaggtacataaaataattttagaattttgtcatagttaaaaaatttctaGTTGTAAAAGCTTGAAACAAACatcagttgtttaaattgttattttctgTACctacatgttttaattttgacggATTCaggtaattaaaacataaatcacctttttcaccacctAGTGACAAATATAAATCCTaaactgacaaatcatcttcgttcagaatcgttttcgtatacaatgatacctttTAATGCATTCAAATTTGACATATGCCTTATAGTGACCAACTATACTGTCTACATCTGTCTTGTTCGAGGTACACTCGATACCTATTGTACAGCAGAGTGTTAACTACTTGACTAcccttatttatatttaacgaatTACAATAGTATTCAATGTCATGTTATAAAGTTCTTAGTTAGAActtgaaatatgaaataatcatTCATTGTTTTTGTGATtagaaccaatttattttctcataataaaatgttcgtCTGACGCAATACGACATACGCAAAATTCGTTTATGGGGGGTTACCATTTATGTTTATgcataaaatcttattaatgtaatattccaaaaaagaattatacctacatgtttCACTTCTGGGGGGGGGTTAAACCCCTAACCCCCGTCGGTACGCCACTGCTTCCTTCTCATTCCTTTCAACCCTagattagtaggtacctatattataaactagaGAGGCTAGATAATATCTAGgctttattataaactgtcACTGAACGGGAATCGTTTCTCGATTAACCCTCTGCACACTCCATATAATGACCCAATGGTCTGTGATATTAGCTACTTACTCTTCTATCGATCTGCCCTAGCTTATCTATCAACTAATCGCAAACGTTTAATCCTCGTAAAAATCACCAGTCAATGTTGGTACATTTTGTCTctgacaattattaaaataggatGTTTCGTCCCGGAGAGTTATTAGTCATAGCCAGTCATAGTAGTCATACGACGTTTGGTTCTTGGCATAAGTACTTCGATAATCTAgatacaatttaatgtttaaatgataatactatacaaaatatacaaatacataaatacataatcaataatcatacatTAAGTCAACAAAAAATGtcgtaaaaatcaaatacctaCCATAATactaagataaattatataggtatttatttttaggtcaACTgacttaatatgttttttaaacagtatgaaatatcaatattgaatataatctttaaatttaaatcctgTATAATacgtttgttatttattttctttaatttttttttttttttttgtaaaatatgcagTTAGACAAgtcaatttaactaaaaattaatatacctataatttatcttagtattatagtacctatttaattttaacattttgtgttgacttaatatataataggtatgattattgattatgtaTTTGCATGatattgataaatgtattttgtagtattatcattgaaacattaaatttttcattaaaaattaatgtatgtaaATGTAGATTATCAAAGTTATACCGGAGTGTCCGGAGACCTAACATCCTATCCTAATAATTGCCGAGGACGAAACGTCCGTTTTCCCTTATCCAAATATCGCGACCAGCTATTGTCCCTTTTGAACTGAACTATACCAACATCTCTTTcgattcaattaatttattcttatacaggtaaaaaaatatcatattgaatataataatatgatctttCTTTAACCATACGGACTTttcatttgcatatttttatacctaataaaaataaatgttttttttttactatacattcAATTTTAGATAGAAAACTAATAAGCAttgctatttaaaaatgttgtgtagaaaaatcataaaaaaaaaaatattttgcactGTCTCACTGACACATTAATTTGTTGGTTGTAATTTTTGTGTCAATAGGGCAAAAGCCAACTAATTTTGTACGACAGTATATTGTACATCTCAATAACTACCACAAGTTgtctacatatatttaaataaggttAATTGAGTATGAATTGTGGATCATTAAGAATAAGCagtgtattaatttacattaattaaagtCTAAGCGATCACATTcaattttacaacatttttataaattaaaacaataatcattaatattctataaatttaatgatgtattgtgtataggtataggtaatgtGAATACAGAATTCGTATTTTTACTACTGCTTAGTATAGAatctatactaatatactatctATACTTATTTTCTATCTGTTAGCCAAGTAGGTAATATAAGTACCTTGCtacctaggtacctaattaaattaaaatcataatacactACACCATGTTAAAAACGCAACAAAATTTCTAAGAAAGTACCTAAGAACAaattttgtagtaaaatattaaataacaagcTGTTAGCTGAGTAAAACAACGATACTGTAATAgtgtaatttatactaataaataattagtcagTACGACCAGTGCGTACATAGACACAGTGCATTGCTCTCCAGCGCCCACGAATTGtttcttatattaattgaGAGGCCCGAATcgggttaaatattattatatcaggaAATGGTTTAAATATACACTGTACACGTAAAACGAACTTCATAATTTTACGGGAAAATAACTTACACTAAACTATATGACATTATGACGCACAATGTAgtgtactatatagtatattatgtacgttttTTGAACGgagaaaaattaatgataatcatTTCCAAATATAGTCTTATGGGAACATTCcagtaatattacaatttagtatttacagttgtgtaattaataattatgtatacctattagtgTTTATTGTTGAagtgttatgacttatgagtagTTTTAGTTTTCGtagcgataaaaataaaattacacaacaaaataaatacaatttattgaagccaaataactatataattgcaATTTTGCATTGTTGactgttgtttataatatttttgatttggaGTCTTGAGGACGAACTAAGTATAAAGTAGTCATCAGAAAGTTCTTATTTCTGACCGTGTTCTTAACCGAATGACCATAGGCCCAAATAAGggcctattttaattttaaccttagaccagcggttcccaaacttttttttcgagGTTTAGGCGTAGATTCAGCCATAGTGTCCTGctatgattttatgaatagGTACCACGAAagatagaacaaaaaaaaaaaattctatacattttaaattatttttatgaaccaTAGATGGCGATGCCTTTAGAAAGTGCTCGCTGTACACAGTTTAGAAACCACTGGCTGCTGGGTTAGACAGATTGTAAGATAAGGCCTTTGTAAAACGTATGGATTTACATGAGATTGACACttaagattctgaacgaagtgaataagtgatgaatgtattgattttacaatgatgtgtgtgtgtgtgtgttttttttttatgatgtttGTTTTCactgtacagcataacttgtcgaaattcgaaataatgctttaatttaaaacttcaggggtggtttccgatggcaaagaGAATATAATTGGTACTTGGTACATTATAAAAGTCAAAAGTTAGAATTTTCCTgtagcttttaaaaaaatcgttaaataaaaaaaaagtgacggaaaaaagAGAATTTTTATGCGAAACCAGTTTTCGATAAAATCGAATCTTTTATTCGGTTGTAACTCATAAACCaattactgtaaatacttgaaatgttcaccaaatgtttatatttgtgtaaagtgtaaaatattttagcttttttgagttatttatagacaactgaaattttcgattattttttttttgtgtcgataaaatatttttggtgttcaaaaaaatttgaaaatttaatacaaggtttcttttaagttgttcttattgtagttaaaaaaattcaataatcgttactcataattttttttttattcaaacaattctaaatatttgttattatatttaaaaagtaagtataagtcatagatatttcatttatttttagaaattagattggcattttctttacgtaatttaattttcaaaatatttcgtttgttttaaggctatttatagataggtatttaaaatattcttttttttataaacttcgatatatttttttaactgagtaaatatactaaatttaattaaattacaatatacatgttttaGACACCTTTTTCCAAGGAAAAATTTTCTAGATACGGCCTTGACGTTTACGTCACCGTTTTtttagtaagtatatattattataccgcaataataaatgttagttatttaaaactattcattTACGGTGGCACTGTGCTATagggaataaaataataatatgtgctatACAGGGGTCACAAAAGtacctacaaaattaaaaaaatttaggtgATCATCGGCGTTAACATGGCAATTTACGTGTTTtaacaaaacttaaattaaattaaacttattatataattaatttttatagatgatttttattgatgaattagttttattttctggGACCTggattacattaatattagtattactaTCTACAAACTACAATAGCAATATTACTGACATTACAGGTTATGTAAGTGaaacacaattaatatattatttaaaaattacttttatgcatttttttgtttttattaatatccttatacaaatatacaatattcctATTGTAAAGTACCTACCCAGTATCCTCATGTGATTTAACTGATTTAAGTATAaggtaataaacaaaaaatatatgaactaATATAGATTGTCACTTGGCATTTACCAAGAGCCTGTAttgttagaaattaataaaagaacaAACAATATCTGTGTATATGAGACCACAGCGACACAGACTTATGAGTTACAAAATACGACCTTGTTATAAGACAGTTTATAGTGGACGGAACCattgattacaatatttaaagaatagaTTCTAAAATAGAATCAATAATGGAAccaaatgtacctatatatgcaGTGTCGTAGACAGAAATTTTCAGGGGGGATATATACCCCAAAAAACTAGTtaattttcgtaaaaaaaaaaaaaatcatttcattttttctattaccggtagatataatgtataaagtatatatgaGGGGATCCGTCCCTCATCACTTCCATGACTATGCGGCCATGCCAGCCTGCTATATGGGCTATATCATGGCTAAATAAAATGGTATGACAGCAACTCTGACGATAT
The DNA window shown above is from Aphis gossypii isolate Hap1 chromosome 2, ASM2018417v2, whole genome shotgun sequence and carries:
- the LOC114122956 gene encoding zinc finger HIT domain-containing protein 3, which translates into the protein MKCNICEVNESKYKCPKCRNIKYCSVACYQNHLSGDCTINNQDTSVEMVKNEQLYPTEDTIPSEKLNLLCYDNRLRELVSDSYLQKLLEKIDNSTSPNEELEKAMIEPIFEEFARRCLEIVKDEN